DNA sequence from the Bacteroidales bacterium genome:
GTGCGATTATTCCATCAATTAATGCATTAAATGATCCTAAATTTTCTGTAATTATAGCTTCAGCAGAAGCTCTTGGAAATTATGGTGATATTGGTGCTATTGACCCTTTAATAAAAACATTAAATCATGAAAAGAGTGAAGTAAGAGTTGAGTGTATCAAAGCCTTGAATAAGTTGAATGATAAACGCGCAATTGTACCACTTATAAATATGTTAAATGATACTTCGAATCATGTAATTATTGCATCTATAGAAACTCTAGGTAAATTTAAGAATATCCAAGCTGTAGAGCCAATAATAAAGGCTTTAAATACTTGTGATTGGGAAGTTAAAGAAATAGCAGCAAAAGTTCTTGGTAAATTAGGCGATAGCAGGGCAATACAACCATTATTAAATCTTTTTGGAATTAATGACATTTGCAACCACAAAGATGTTAAGGTTAAAGAAGAAATTGTGAATGCTCTCAATAAATTGGGATATACTAAAACCATCAAGTCGTTAAAAGATGAATTAGAAAAACTATTTTATATTCAGGGAACAACTCAAACTCCGACTGTTTTTTTTGATATGGAACAGGGTATTTTTGAATACAAAGGAAATGTACTTCCTGAAAATTCTAAGGAATTTCATCTACCTGTTTTTGAAATATTAGATAAGTTTATTGATAAATATCCTAATACATCATTGAAAGCTACTTTTGTTCTTGAATATTATAATACTCCATCAAGTAAACAAATCTTTCAGATCTTTAAGAAAATTGAAAAACGCTATTATTATGGCTATCCCGTAATCATTTACTGGTATTATGAAGTAGATAATGTAGATATCTATGAAGCTGGAGAGGATCTCGCAAACAATGTAAAGATCCCATTTACAATGATAGCATATAAAGATTACTATGTAGCAATTAAAGATTCTTCTAAAGAGGAAAAAATTTTCATAGAAGAATCTTTAAAATCACCTATGATTTCCTTCGACAAGGAAAAAGGGATTTTTGAGATTAAAGGTAATTCTCTTCAAGAAAAAACAATAGAAATGTATCAGCCTTTGATAAAACCAATCGAAAGTTTCGTGTGGAACAATAAAGAAAAACATTACACAATTAACTTTCAAATCAGATCATGTAATAGAGGCTCTATTGACTTCTTTCGGCGTTTTCTTAGTTTTTTTAATGATTGTTTGGATGTAACAGCAAAATGGTATTACAATCAAGGGAATGAAGAAATGCATTCTTTAGGTCAAACCCTTAAAAGCGAATTAAAATATGATTTGGAAATAATTCAAATAAACGACAAATGAATAATGGAAAAATTAGAATGGAAAGGCACTAAACAGTACCCAGAGATACTTTTTTATCCAGTACAAGGTGAATTTATTTATAGAGGTTGTGTAATTTGTGAGGATACTATTGCATTTCATCGTCCGGTTATTGATATGTTAAGTGAGTTTAATAGAATTTATCCGGATAAACCTTTAAAAGTTATCTTTGGCCTCGAATATACAAATACACAGGGAAGTAAGAGTATTAATAACATATTTGGCCTAATTAAAGCACACTGTAAAAGTTCACACAATCAAGTTACAATTCGTTGGTATTTTAACAAGGATGATGAAGATATTTTCAATTTGGGAGAAGATTTACGATATCATTTTAATATTCCATTAGAATTAATAGAAATTGATGAGTATGATGATCCATTACGTATTAGAAGATCGGGAGAATCACCTGAGGTTTTCTTTCACAAAGCAGAAGGAATCTTTGAGATTAAAGGTAATTCCATCACCGAAAAACCAATAGAATTTTTTCAACCTCTAATAAGACCGATTGAAAGTATGGTATGGAACAATAAAGAAAAACATTACACAATTAATATTATAATCGAATCATGTAATAGGGGTTCAAAAGACTATATTCAACGAATTCTAAGTTTTTTTAATGAATGTGAAAATGTTACAGCCAAATGGTATTACAAACAAGGGAATGAAGAAATGCATTCTTTAGGTCAAATCCTTAAAAGCGAATTAAAATATGATTTGGAATTAATTCAAATATAGGATAAGAAAATCATAGAAAAAGCATAATGTATCAGAATTTGGTATCAGTCAGCGATTATTAACAAGATCTTTACAAAAGGCAATTGTATATTAGATAATGAAAACAATCATATCAGTTCTTTAAACATAATATCAATAGCCTCATCGGCCTTTTCTCTCAATGGGTCAATTCTTTCGTCCCAATTTATTTCTTTGCTATGTATCCTGTCGTTTCTTATACTTGAAAGATTTTGAAAAACATAATCCCAATTGGGGTAAATTTTTTCTGATTTGAACATGCATTTATTTAACTTATTAAGTGAAATTACCAAGGCATGTATTTCATCGAATGGTTTGCCATTAAGATCATTCACATCGCCTTTTACAAGTCTTAAATAATGATGATAAGCGCTTATAATCTCACGTATTTGATTTAACTTGAGATCGTACATCTTTGAACGACGTTGCCATCGTTCTGAAATATAGGCAGCGACAAAACTAACTCCAATTAGACTAATTAAAGTAGTTACTATTGGTTTATCAAAAAATTCCAGAATACTCATATTTTTAGTTTAAGGTTTAAAAAAAGTTTTTAATCTTAAAAACTCTATATTTCCACGTTCTGTGTAACTAGTATCTTTTATAAGAAAAAATATCTACTTTCATTTTAAGTAATAATTCTTCTTCTTTCTTAAATAATTATATCAATTTCAGTAATTTGTTTCTTAAAGTTAGGAAATTAATCTTAAAAAACAATAGCCATGAAAAATGCACTATTTTTATTAGGGTTGTTTATTTTCCCAATAATGGTTTTTTCTCAAAGAACAGAAAATTCAATTAAAGTAACGTGAGTTCGATGTAAGCATAGCATATTGATCCTAAGCACAGTGTTCGGTTGTTGTTTTGTCATGCTGAACGAAGTGAAATTCGAAGGATTTGCTGAAATCAACCATCTGTTTTACAAGTAATTAGATCCTTCGCTTCGCTCAGGATGACACCTTACATCGAACTGACGTTAAAATATATTGAAAACCAAATGGAACACCACAAAACCCGAACCTTTAAAGATGAATACTTGTCGTTTCTAAAAGCCTTTGAAATAGAATTCAACAATGAATATTTGTTTGAATGGCTTGAATAAAATAATCCCCAAAACCGCTACCATATCTACAACTAATACACCGCAACTGCCATTGTCTTTTCTTTCCTATAAGCCCTTCTCCATTCAAAATACCCCATAGTTGCCATCACAAGGAAAACGGCATAAAGTCCTGTGGTAATGTAAAGACCCTTAACAAAATATACACCAACAGCTACAATATCTACAACAATCCAGAACCACCACGATTCTACAATTTTTCGTGCCATTAACCATTGGGCAATAAGACTGGCGGCAGTAATAAATGAATCATAGTAAGGTAGTGCAGCATTAGTATAATTGGCCATAATATATCCCCAAGCAAATGTTCCAACAACGCATATTATCAGCCACATCCAAATCCATTTTCCAACCAAACTTACTTTCAGCTCCTCCTTCTCCTTATTGCCATACAACCAATGATACCACCCGTAAACATTAATAATAACGTAGATAATATGTAGAATCATATCTGAGTACAAGCGAGCATCGTAGAAAACGAAAATGTAAAGGGTAACCTGAGCAATCCCTGTAGGCCAACACCAAATATTCTGTTTAACGGTAAGCCAAACACAGATTAAACCGAAAAACGTTGCAATTGCTTCAATTAAAGTCATTTAGTTCAAATATTAGATTAATCAACACCCTATAAAAGTAGCATTTATCTTTTAAGTTTACCCAAACCAACCCCACAACAAAGCCTAAAAGAACCAGTCTTTCAAACCAGTTCACAGCTGGAGAATTGGAGCGATGGAGAATGGAATGTTGGAAGATTGATAACCCTAAAACCAACCTATCGCATTTTGCGATACCCAACCCCTACCCTCTTATTAACTTGTCAACTTATCTACTTATTAGCTTATTCGTTTATCAACTTAAAAACTATCGCATTTTGCGATTATCACTTCTAACTTCCTAAACCCCTAAATCCCGTCAACTTTTCAACTTATTACCCTATTAACTTGTTAACTTACTAACTTTGCACTCAAAACAAGCAACTATGTCCAAACTATTATCACCACTAAAAATAAGAGAGATAACGCTCCGAAACCGCATTGCAATCTCACCAATGTGTATGTATTCCGCCGTGGATGGGTTTGCCAACGATTGGCATTTGGTACACCTAGGAAGTCGCGCAACAGGTGGAGCAGGATTAATCATTCAGGAAGCAACTGCTGTTTCCCCCGAAGGGAGAATCACACCCGGAGATTTGGGGCTTTACATGGAGGAGCATATCGAAATGTTGCAACGCATCACCACATTTATTCACCAACAAGGAGCAATTGCAGGTATTCAACTTGCCCACGCTGGAAGGAAAGCCAGCTGCGCTCGCCCTTGGGAGGGTGGTAAACAGCTAAAGAACACCAGTGATAGTTGGAAAACCGTTGCCCCATCCGCAGTTCCATTTCATCCCGATGATGAAGCATCACAAGCACTAGATATGGAAGGAATCAAAAAAGTAATTTCCGATTTTAGAATTGCAGCTCAACGTGCGTTAAAAGCAGGATATAAAGTAATTGATATTCATGCAGCACATGGTTATCTGGTTCATCAATTCCTTTCACCACTGAGCAATCATCGTACCGATAGCTACGGCGGCAGCTTCGAAAATAGAATACGCCTACTGCTCGAAATTGTAGATGCTGTGAGGGGTGTATGGCCTTCGAACCTGCCTTTGTTTGTTCGATTATCTGCTACCGATTGGGCTGAAGGTGGCTGGAATATTGATGAATCGGTTAAACTTGCATCTATCCTTAAGCACAAAGGCGTTGACCTTATTGATACCTCGGCTGGAGGCATGGTTCACAATGCAAAAGTTACAGCTAGGCCGGGTTTCATGGTGCCGTATGCAGAGCAAATTAGGAAGGAATCGGGGATACTAACTAGTGCTGTTGGTCTGATAACGCAAGCGCAGCAAGCAGAGGATATCCTGCAAAAAGATCAGGCTGATTTGATCCTTATTGCTCGTGAATCGCTAAGGAATCCCTATTTTGCATTAAACGCTGCAAAACAATTAGGAGATGAGATTGAATGGCCAAATCAGTACTTAAGGGCCAAGTAGTATTTTGAAGATAATTTGTCCTCCTCTACTTCTCAGCACTTTGTGTATGTTTTTAAACTAGTGTAAATCTTGGCATAATATTGGCATAAGCACTATCATTCTAATAACTTTATTTGTTGTAAATATTAACTTAAAATCAATAGTATGAAAAAGATTATAACACTATTTTGGGTTCTAGCTATTGCTGGAATTGCCAATAATGTAGTTGCGCAAAACACGAATAGGTATTCCGGAAAGGTTAACTATAAGGGAACGGATTATAATTACGAAACCTCCTGCGCTGCCACTAACCCTATGTCAATCACCACCATGGAAACCTATAGGCTGACTATCTTTACAATGAAAAAGGATAGAAAGAAGGTGGTTCTTAATACCAATTGTACTGCATTGACTATTCAGCGAAACGAAAGCTCAATAAAGCCAAATCTCGATATTATAACCTTTACAACGCTAACAGGCAAAAAGTTATCGGCAGATTTAGTGGGAACTTCAAAGGGAATGAATCTAATTTTTTACCTCGATAATTTTATGCTTATCCCACAGTACAACCTTGATTCAAAGATGGGTTGCGCTGACTTTGACGAGGCAATCAAAAATGTGGTGTACTTTATTCTAAAAGAGATAAAATAGAAAATCAATTTTCTGAAAAAAGCAAATCCGAAGATTTAAAACCTTCGGATTTGTTTTTCAATATTATATGCTCAACTATTGCCATTAAAAGATATAGGTTATCCCAAACTTACCGCCGGAAAAGGCATTACCTCCGCCAAATTCAAGGTTGATTCCAAAGTTATGCTTGAAAAAATAGCGTCCACCAATTTGAGCACCCAAACCAAGTCCAGAGCTACCACTACCTGTATAACCCGAAGGGGAATTCCAAATATAGTAACCAAGGTTTAACCCCGCATAGAAATCCCAATTGCTAGGAATCTCAAGTATAGTATTAAAATGGTAATTCCCATTCCCTGAAATACCAAAAATCGTTGAGCGATAAGAATTGTTAATGTATTTCTGGTTATAGGATCTGAATGAAGCTTCAAAACCTACTGTGATATCCTTATAGACACCAAAATCCATTCCCCCATAAATAGGAACTCCCCAGCCAGAAAAACCAACGCCCGCATTTAATTGTTTTCCACCCTTTGAAAGTGGACTTTGCGCCTGAGTTATGGCTATTGTAAAAATTGATAGTAATGCAATTAGGCTTATTCTTTTCATACTAATTTAAATTTTAATGATAAATTATTAAGTGGTTAATTATAAAACTTACATCATTGGTAATAAAACATAAAATTAGCTTAATTGTTATGTTTTCTTTAAAAATAAGATATCATTTTTTACTTTAGATATCCTGTTCCCCTCTCATTTACAATTTTAACAAAATTATTAATTGATCTGTTATACCCCTTCTCAATATCATTAGGGAAATAGCACGCTGGTAACTCGCCACTATTGCGGTGGTAAGTAATGCAATCGCAGCAAACTCCATGCCTACTGCACGGATATGTGCAATTACAACTTTTCGAATTCGATTCCTTTTTACAATCCATAAAACTATTATGTTAATTGAATTTGCTTTAATATTAAGGTATTATAGTTTTAAAAATATCTCCTGATAGTATGAAAAGAATGAGAATGCCTGTTCGGCTACCTTATCAGTGTTTATACCCTCTTTATCAATAAATTTTTTACTGGTATGATCATAAATAACAGATGTGCTATCGGTTACAAATCCAAATCCATTGTTAAAAACGTAATATGCAAATGGTTTACACCCATTGGAGAGCAAATTCTTCGAAAATTTAAATTGATTCGTCCTAATATCAAGCTGATTAAGTAAAGTTGATGCTAAATCAACCTGAGAACCAGTAGTTTTTACGTTTAATGAATCCGTTGATAATACACCTCCAAGCCAAAGCATTGGAATTTTAAATTTATTTAAGACATAGTTAGCATCACTTCCCGGAAAACGATGACCATGATCAGCTATCAACACAAATAAAGTATTCTTATACCATTCTCTTGTTCTAGCCTCGTTAAAGAAAGCACCCAAGCAGCTATCCGTATAGCAAGTAGAATTTAAAAACTTGGTTTGCTCATCGTCACCTTTGAACTTAGGCTTTGCTGGCATTTCGAATGGTTCATGGCTAGTAAG
Encoded proteins:
- a CDS encoding nicotinamide mononucleotide transporter: MTLIEAIATFFGLICVWLTVKQNIWCWPTGIAQVTLYIFVFYDARLYSDMILHIIYVIINVYGWYHWLYGNKEKEELKVSLVGKWIWMWLIICVVGTFAWGYIMANYTNAALPYYDSFITAASLIAQWLMARKIVESWWFWIVVDIVAVGVYFVKGLYITTGLYAVFLVMATMGYFEWRRAYRKEKTMAVAVY
- a CDS encoding DUF1987 family protein — protein: MEKLEWKGTKQYPEILFYPVQGEFIYRGCVICEDTIAFHRPVIDMLSEFNRIYPDKPLKVIFGLEYTNTQGSKSINNIFGLIKAHCKSSHNQVTIRWYFNKDDEDIFNLGEDLRYHFNIPLELIEIDEYDDPLRIRRSGESPEVFFHKAEGIFEIKGNSITEKPIEFFQPLIRPIESMVWNNKEKHYTINIIIESCNRGSKDYIQRILSFFNECENVTAKWYYKQGNEEMHSLGQILKSELKYDLELIQI
- a CDS encoding NADH:flavin oxidoreductase/NADH oxidase, giving the protein MSKLLSPLKIREITLRNRIAISPMCMYSAVDGFANDWHLVHLGSRATGGAGLIIQEATAVSPEGRITPGDLGLYMEEHIEMLQRITTFIHQQGAIAGIQLAHAGRKASCARPWEGGKQLKNTSDSWKTVAPSAVPFHPDDEASQALDMEGIKKVISDFRIAAQRALKAGYKVIDIHAAHGYLVHQFLSPLSNHRTDSYGGSFENRIRLLLEIVDAVRGVWPSNLPLFVRLSATDWAEGGWNIDESVKLASILKHKGVDLIDTSAGGMVHNAKVTARPGFMVPYAEQIRKESGILTSAVGLITQAQQAEDILQKDQADLILIARESLRNPYFALNAAKQLGDEIEWPNQYLRAK
- a CDS encoding DUF1987 family protein; this encodes MFLKTTLEDIENWKEQKDVERLIDALKIKNDDIINATINALDYLVKGDYERKITSKVIVALGDFKDIRSITLLIKFLDTDDDNKRKIAIESLCKLGVSNIIEPLIMSFDEKNGIRWFSNTVFSEFSKIIGIESFIACLKNDITNIRQKTATILGRIKNNKVVEPLINVLNDIEPSVIVASAEALGNLGDTYAVEPLIKVLNHENSNVRIECIKALDKLKDKRAIVPSINALNDVEYSVVIASANALGNYGDIGAVDPLIKTLNHEKSEVRVECIQVLAKLNDKRAIIPSINALNDPKFSVIIASAEALGNYGDIGAIDPLIKTLNHEKSEVRVECIKALNKLNDKRAIVPLINMLNDTSNHVIIASIETLGKFKNIQAVEPIIKALNTCDWEVKEIAAKVLGKLGDSRAIQPLLNLFGINDICNHKDVKVKEEIVNALNKLGYTKTIKSLKDELEKLFYIQGTTQTPTVFFDMEQGIFEYKGNVLPENSKEFHLPVFEILDKFIDKYPNTSLKATFVLEYYNTPSSKQIFQIFKKIEKRYYYGYPVIIYWYYEVDNVDIYEAGEDLANNVKIPFTMIAYKDYYVAIKDSSKEEKIFIEESLKSPMISFDKEKGIFEIKGNSLQEKTIEMYQPLIKPIESFVWNNKEKHYTINFQIRSCNRGSIDFFRRFLSFFNDCLDVTAKWYYNQGNEEMHSLGQTLKSELKYDLEIIQINDK